The stretch of DNA AGGGACGAATTTCCATTAATATCGGTGACCTAAACCAAGGTTGATCGTTGGAGCGATTCGAATCACTTCTCGGCGGTTGTCCCCACCTTAGACAAAATTTTCCAATATTTGGCTTTTCCCGAGTCAATCAGGAAACTTTAAGACTGTCAGACTTTAGGATTGAAGGTAACTTTTTCCATATCACCAGGTGTGTAACGAACGACTTTGATGATTACAAACCTGGGCTCCTAATTTGGCACCATGCTGTGAATATCCGGATGCGATGTAGGCTATTCATTTGATAACGTGACTTTAGTATATGTGCTCAAGAAATGCGGAAGGCCAGTTTAGCGTAGTTACGAAGGATTGCCACCCTTTGGTACGATAAACGAAAGTATGGAAGCAACTATTCTGCGTACTCAGTAATGTGTGAAAGTATGTGACAACCAAGATAAATAGGTTCAGTTGTCGGTACTTGACACTAGCAATTTCATTCCTTACCAACAACTAGGTTGGTTGCATGGTATCACTATTCACTATATGAAGATAGTATTTGACCCCGCGAGCGTTTTGGACCGCGCgatttttgacgtcacaatAAGAAACGCATTTCTAAGTGATGAGGACGACATGACTTTGACAGGTTATCGTTGTTCACCTTGCGACTTTACTAAAATAGAAGTACAAAAACCGGAAGAcgttaataaatttttaattgcgGAACGATTCATGGGAACGTCCAGTCATAAAAAATCGTCGGTTAAAATATGATCGTTCTTTTTATGACGCTGCCCTAAATATATAAAGGCATTCTAGTTTGCACTGGTGAACctctaaatatttttatttttgaatacttttattAACCAAATATTTAAGTTGGTTTAACACCTTGCCATCTGATATGAActcaatttctttcaatttttgaaatggCTTGGCGTCAGAACGAAATTCTATGCATCGGCACTAAAGCATTCGCAAGCTTTTTGCAGTGATTCTTGAGCCTTCAAATCAGTGAATGTGTATTTACTATTGTAAGTTTCTTTGGTGTGCAGTATGTGAAGTCTTGTTAAAGAAAAATATCGCCCATATATCGAATTCAGCTTTATATGCAAACAAGGGTATGCCATCCGAATAAAAATCAACCCAAACCTCGCCGAGAGTCTAAATGATGAGCCTGATTACGaagcaaaaaattatttttcaaacatcgaaattgttatattttgaattagTTGAGCTTTTTATTGGTTTCTACTAAGAGCTTAGAAACCCATGTACTTTCCCGATACGTCATATTGTGAATAACAAGCTCAGCGGtttcatattttgatattaCAAAACTATTAGTGTTGTAAATATGAGAAATACGTCTTCGTAGTCATACCGCTGAAGATCATCATATTTGCCCGAGGGCGGAACGAAAATAATGCTAAATATGTGTCACCATAACaacgtatatatataaaccGCATCTATTCTCTATAAACATTTATGTACGAGAAAACTATAGAAACTAGactaaaaatgaagattttagTACTTTTAATTGCAGTTGCCCTGCTCTTGGACGGAACTGAATCTATATTTCCAAGTTTTAGTAAGTGTTTTTGTTTATGTTGGGTTTGGACTTACTTTTTTATTGGCCTACCATCGTGTTATGCTGTACGCATTTTCCTAATTTCACTGACCGTGAAAACTGTTTTTAGAGAAAGTTTTATTGAAGGAATAAAATTTTAGAAGGAAATTCGTTATTTTGTCTTTTATGGGCAATTTATTCAATATCTCAAACATGACACATATCCAGAGatctttgttttgaatatacaattcttgaaaaaaaattgctgcaGTAATCTAATCAGTGTATTTTAACAGAGCCGAAATGCGATAATAAATGCAACAAAAACAGTGATTGCAAAATCGGTTACAGATGCGTCAAGATCGTCTTCTGTAAATTTTGTTGGCGTAAgtattgttgaaatatatatggtTTAGAAAAAGTGTTTCAATTCGTGCAACAGAAAAGGAGGCCACAGACACAAATAACGTTGACACTATCGAATAGTATTAGATTAGCTCACGTTTAGGCTTTTCTGTCTATTATAAATGCTTGTTGGAATGGTCTCCCTTATAGTATTCTACAATCACTTTTTTTCTTCCATCTCATTTTTTTGCTTATAATTATTGAACGACGAGCGCGTCTTACGTGGATGgatgtatatattttattcatagcTGCGAACTTTATATAACAAAGATTAAATCCTCTACCAAACAGCACGATAACAAATTCGTTTCTTTTATTTTAACAGCGATATTCACAGCGAAACCACCTACTACCACAACAAAAGCAACGACACCACCTACTACTCCCTCTACAACAAAGCCAACGACCAAACCAGCCCAAAGTGAGAATGTTATTATTACTTCTAATTAAAATGTCGGAAGACAATCTTTTTAAGACAGCAAATTTTGTTCTagcaatttcaatatatatatatatatcacaaaatgaatatattttgcgTGACACTGAAAATATAATCCATCCTCATTTCTTATAGGAAAGATATATTATATACTGGCTTTCTATTTTatttcctttctatttttctatcagtactttcGAGTTCTCAATGGGTGTCATTTTCACAATTAATCTAGCGCTCCTGACCTTGTTTTGGATAAACTTGTATAGAATAGAACACGTCATACAAGTGCTTTCTGTGAATTGCAACGTTACTATAATCTAAGTTAGAATACCCACTAAGCTACAGCtgccatttttttaatattttgttatacTTTCAGCAACCTGTGATCCCCCGAAAACGAGTGACACAACGGATGTAAAGTGTATGCTTGGACGAAAAAATGGAGACATGTGCTTCGCTTCTTGCAAGACAGATTACTGTCCCGGTGTTGGGGCTACGTCGTTCACAACTTGCAGATGCAAAAACGGGGAATGTAAATGGGATAGAGATGTCTCAAATTACTGCAGGATAAGTATGTTAAGtcattttaaagtttttacTTAAGATTTGTTCACTGAATTTGCTCACAGAGCGTGAGGCGGCACTGAATGGTGGAAGGATCGGTAATTTATCAGCGGTAGCGGGAATCAGCCTGCAAAAGCTTTCAATCGCATTCGCAATTCTTATCGCGACGTGATGACCAattgtaattaaataaattactagttttaattttaaaaatttctcttTTCATTCTGCAGGAAAAACTGACCAGTGTAAAACAGACTCGGACTGCCTTGACGCGAGTAAGCCATCATGTTTACCAGGACGATGTGGCAAGCAATGTACAAAAAGTAAGTGCCCAACTTTCCGACATATTAATGGACACGAAATatacctatggatcgttttatgttgttgttcttgttggtgtTTTCTTCTTTTTGTAGTGGAAAAattcgcttttctcattaattacttgaccaattgctttaaaaattttcagtagttggaGATTGTAGGGggatatttctttttatttattctaaaactttctgtgggctctatgggatttatttttcacttctaaattttgtgtgatgacctcaatcaaaattatttggagCGGTTTCTCAACCTCTCTTTTGCTACGcgaaagtcgggagttttttgacaTTACGGTACTACTACTTCACTTTGGTcttcgtttccatatatttatatatccatATTGCTCTCTTAAATTAAATTTGACATTCCTTAGGTGCATTTCATCTATGAATCAAcatctttttatttcaaaagtaaAACGTTTCGTACTCTTGGATTAAGTCATTATTCTTTCATCACACATTGAGATTTTTTCTTAACTATGTTGAAATGCTGATCGTAGTTTTTACGATTACAttcattttaattaatattcTACGCAAAATCAAACAGGACTCACCCCTCCACCCTGCCTAGGCACGTGCCAAACAACAAGTGACTGTATAAGTGGAATGATTTGCAAACAATCCACTCTCCTCGGATGCAAGTCTTGTGTTCGAGAAGGTATGAATGCACGGATTACTTTTTGCTTGTATAacgaaacaaataaatatatattctaataatTGCTAACTTATAAATTCAGGTGGTACGGGTTTATTTCCTGGATTGACTAAACAGCCAAACTGTCCGATTCCAGAATTGAGCTATGCTCCATCTTTTCGCGTTTCATGTCCTAAATTTCCTTGTAATAGCAAAACCGGCTGTGAAGATAACGAAGTTTGCTGTTACTCTTACCGCTGTAACAGTGCAAAGTGTGAAAAAAAGAGTAAGTCTTAATTAAGCTTTATATCATTATGTCTCGAAAAGGAATATGCTTGTATGAAATGTATGTGAAAGTTTGGATGTATGAAGATTACAGTTATATGAACATTTTTATACACTCATATAGACGATGAGTAATTGATAACTTCCCGGATacaaatttaaaagttttaaatcCAAATTTCCAACAAATAAATGAAGATTTACATTATCGAGGAAACATGTACCACTTTTGAATTTGCGTTATACTGGAATTGAGTGCTTGAAAAAACCTTTGAAAAAAGTCGGGAGTCGAAAGTAAAAATTTTCTCCACCACGCATTCGGAAGTCAGAGtcgaattttaaaattatttggtttTAATAATGAAAATCACACTTTTTTTTGAAGTATCACCAATACCCATAgaattatatcatttttttgattagttttaataatataatctgtgtttttaAAAGGTAACAGCTGTCCTGTTGGTACCAAAAATCAATGCACAACTGACGGAGATTGTAAATCACTTGTCGAAAAATGTGTTGTGGACAAAGACGGATGTAAGAAATGTTCAACAGGTAAGTTTGGCTTCAATTATGATTTGTTACAACAGAACTGAAAAAAGCATCGTGGCTTGCTGAATTTGAAGGTCCCCAGCATTAGGTGATTAGGAATACTAAGCGTGATTTTTTAATCCGCAATCTTAAGTAATATATTGCCTCACAGTTTGATCTTCTAAGTAAATACAATCAGCATTTATTCCAAATACTACTTTTCAAGCTTCCACAAACTAAAAAATGTTGAAGAGCtcaaagaaaataacaataacatgtAAATAGTAAATACAAAAGAAATAACAACTGTGTCAGCGAAAGCTTTTGGTCGAAGTTAAAATTTGCTCAATATTGTTGCAAGATATTTAGACAAAGGCgtatttaaatatgtttataaatAGTTTCGAAAcagcatattttgttttggtcacAGATATAGAGTTAAATAAAAACTGTCTGAATCTAAGTACGCATAACGAAACCTCCCATCATTTGTCATGGACATAATCCAAGTGTAAAAAATTAGGGTTGAATAAATTAACTTCATATACCTTATTGATGAAGTTTAGTTTGAGTTTGTATAATTTTCCTAAGTCAACAACGGAGAAGTGTTGAGAAGATGATATGTATTTTAGgatatttaacatttttttattgtttcctgTTTAGGTTTTAGTTGTCCCGGGAGATCTAAATCTTGTAAAGATGATACCGATTGTAATAAACTGGAACGTTGTTTACCTGGTTCATCTGATGGCTGTCGTACATGTACCTCTGCATGTGAGAATACATTTCTTTGTTTACTAGTTACAGGATGTATGCTTGTATTGATTTAATTACCATGATATAACATTCGTTTTTTATAGTTTTAGGCAGGgagaaatttataaattattggTATAATTTTCGACATATGGACCAAATGATCATAAAGATAATATCGAAGTAATATCGATTAATGgaatttgacatttttcttTGTATAATTTGCTTTAGCacaatattttacgaatttatttctTGTGGTGCTTACATAGTTTTTCTTGATACATTTTGGCATGATAGGCATACGGTTTGAATATGAGATCTTTGGCTAGCTACACCAACATAAGTATTCATTATGCTATCACCAACAGGCAGTGCTACTGTAGCCTTTTCAATTATATATTCTGTGTTTCATGACATTAGAAATCTGTATACTTTGGTAAATCATGGAATTATACAAGAAATATAGGTTTACAAACAAATAAACGAATACTTAAAAATGTAAGGACTTCTGCTTGAACGAGTCGTCAAATTTTTACAACCGGATTGTTTTCAGCTATACACATAAAACCTACTTGTCCGACACCTGAGTCAGAATGTCACGGCATTTGTGATTTGCTCGGTACGAAGACATGCCAATTAGGGGATGATGGATGCAGAAGATGTGTACTAAGTGAGTATATGCTTGTATTTTTGTAAAAGCATATAATAAGAAAGTTTTTGACAAAATTATCAACTTGGAATGCCATCCCATTACTGTATGTAAAATAAGCCTGACAATTCTATAAACGAACCAAATTGATGTGGATTAGGAATTTTTAGATAATCATTAAGTCAATACATTTGCGACAATCACCTAGTTAACTGCAGGTAGGCTACAAGTCCCTAAATCCCGTGTTGTAGGTCGAGTTGAGTCACGGGAAATTCGAGTCTTGAGTCAGGTCCGATTCAcagcaaaaaattaaaattcgaGTGTCAGTTTGAGACACTGCCCTTTCGAGTCCCAAGTCTAGTCGCGTTTGAGTCCGAATCGTAGTAGATTCCATAAACAACGTTGTATTAGATAAATACGAGCATTTTAAAGGTCATACAATAAGATTTAATTATGCATTGGAAACATTGGCATCGTTATCAACACGGCttagttttaaatattgttgcaagaagttaatatatatatatatatatatatagtttttcaATACAGCATTAATATACGTAGAAAATCTTATTTTATCGAAAATTTTTGCTATTCTAAAGACACGCCCAAAATAAGTCCCTAATTCGAGTCTACCCGATATTGGTTGTCCGTTCCATACTCGAACTGTATTGTCATTCGAACTGGACTGTATTAGGCTATTTAAAAGAgatcgatgctcaaatatatggacacggagtaTTTAGGCAATCTGCTACAGCAgtctaccggtaccgtaccacaGCTGACCACAAAAGCACAACTTATGCGAAAGATGATCCGCCACTAAAAGCgccattttgaaatttgatgGCGTCATCGCATAGCCTACATAACAAATcacagaaattttaaaataaataaatgtaatagccttttagcgaaaaatgttaaacatttgaaaatttcaaagggattggtccagtagttaatgagaaaggCGAAGAAAAATAAGAATAGGCTACTGACAACATGCTCAGCAACAAcctaataacaaaacaatttttatgtaaactttgtgttcaataattggATTTCTGACTTTTAGGATCCCAGACACCAAAACTTCCGTCTATACCTACATGTGCTGAACCCGAAAAAGAATGTAAAAGCCTCAGAGATTGCGAGAATGGAAAGTACTGTTTGCTGCAAAGGAACGGGTGCAAAACTTGCCAAGGTGAGAATACAAATGATTACAAAAAATAGAGATGCCGTGAATAATTGGTCTGACGGTGCAGTTAATTATCAGCACCACATTCGAAGCACTTTCAATTTTCCTAATACTGCATCGAATTTTCGAATGTTGTCGAAATTATCATAATAGAGAGTTTATAAAGGTTACGATGAAAGAGTTTGCGATTCTAACAATGACAATTGCTTGCTTAGCTATAGATCCTTCccaatatatagtttcatttgTTTTCCAGATCTAAGAAGTGGTAAATAGACCACCATACAATCCTGCTCCGTGTGGATATCTACCGACAATGTATTCAGATATTGGATGATTATACTCCAGAAACAAAGAAAATGAGCAAAGTACAAAAGATGAaagtttaaaatgaaatttgttttgcaaTCCATCATCTTTTGTTAATAAAACTTTGTTCCAAAGAGTCTAAAATTGATGAAGTTTAAGATTCTACGAGATATGCTTTAGGTTTTAGTTGGGCGATGTCCACTTACAAGGTTTTGCGTTTACATAATATTCACATTGAACCTTTATCACACAGCGCTACTGTATGTGTGTGTGCTTATTCGGTACGGAATTTTATGCAATGGGTCCCGGGATTCTGAAATAGATTCAAAGTTCGCAGCTCATCTATGACATTTAACAGAAAGGGCGTTTGCACACTGGAGCAGTATAGGCTCGGTAATTGGCGAATCGCCAGGCGATAGAAAAACGCTGGCCATCGCACTGGTACCCTGCGCGGATTCAGTATTTCCATACTCAACATGGGCTGGTAATCGGACTAGAGGCCATGGTTCGTCATACGATTGAGCCTGATATTAGATTTCCTCtcctctgggataaatatgaaaaatcctaCCTTATCGCAGCCATCTGATTGGAAGCATTGTGATCACGGGCAAATAATTGGGTTTGATGAGACATGCTGGCTTAGGT from Styela clava chromosome 14, kaStyClav1.hap1.2, whole genome shotgun sequence encodes:
- the LOC120340535 gene encoding uncharacterized protein LOC120340535, which encodes MYEKTIETRLKMKILVLLIAVALLLDGTESIFPSFKPKCDNKCNKNSDCKIGYRCVKIVFCKFCWPIFTAKPPTTTTKATTPPTTPSTTKPTTKPAQTTCDPPKTSDTTDVKCMLGRKNGDMCFASCKTDYCPGVGATSFTTCRCKNGECKWDRDVSNYCRIRKTDQCKTDSDCLDASKPSCLPGRCGKQCTKRLTPPPCLGTCQTTSDCISGMICKQSTLLGCKSCVREGGTGLFPGLTKQPNCPIPELSYAPSFRVSCPKFPCNSKTGCEDNEVCCYSYRCNSAKCEKKSNSCPVGTKNQCTTDGDCKSLVEKCVVDKDGCKKCSTGFSCPGRSKSCKDDTDCNKLERCLPGSSDGCRTCTSASIHIKPTCPTPESECHGICDLLGTKTCQLGDDGCRRCVLRSQTPKLPSIPTCAEPEKECKSLRDCENGKYCLLQRNGCKTCQDLRSGK